A stretch of DNA from Rheinheimera sp. MMS21-TC3:
TAACAAATTACCTATTAAGGCTTCATCATTAGCCGTAACTTGCTGTAAGCCTATTTTTTTCGCCATTAAATCTAAAAAATAGCCTTCATTTAACTTAGCAAAACCCTGTACTGCTTCGCTGGCTAAAGTAATGGCTTGCTGTTGGCTTTCATCAATTAGCGCTAATAAGGTTTCTGCGAAGCGGGCTAAATTCCAATTAGCCATTTTAGGTTGATTGCCCCAAGCATAGCGACCTTGGCTGTCGATATAACTAAACACTTGGGCAGGATTAAAGTTATCCATAAAAGCACAGGGACCATAATCGATGGTTTCGCCACTTATGCTCATATTGTCGGTGTTCATTACGCCATGAATAAAGCCAATGCTCATCCATTTCGCAATGAGATAAGCTTGTTTATCAATAACTGCAGTCAAAAACGCTAAATAAGGATTAGTTTGCTGTAAACACTCGGGGTAATGACGTTGAATAACATAATCGGTAAAGGTTTTAAGCTCCTCTTTATCGCCTCTATTAGCTAAAAACTGAAAACTACCAACACGAAAGTGGCTTTTGGCCATGCGGGTTAGAATGGCGCCCGGCTCAGCAATTTCGCGTTGCACCCAATCGCCAGTAATTACTGCTGCTAAGGCGCGGGTTGTCGGTACATTAAGCGCATGCATGGCTTCGCTAACTAAGTATTCACGTAGCACAGGGCCAAGCGGCGAGCGGCCATCACCACGACGCGAGAAGGGCGTGGTGCCAGCCCCTTTTAGCTGTAGATCCATTCTCTGTTCGTTGTTGGTTATAACCTCGGCTAATAA
This window harbors:
- a CDS encoding protein adenylyltransferase SelO, which codes for MNEFKVDNSLAALATPYSKACMPTAVPAPQWLAFNTDLAAQIQLPKTYWQTDAGLALFSGNAVPDWVTPIAHAYAGHQFGHFVPQLGDGRAILLAEVITNNEQRMDLQLKGAGTTPFSRRGDGRSPLGPVLREYLVSEAMHALNVPTTRALAAVITGDWVQREIAEPGAILTRMAKSHFRVGSFQFLANRGDKEELKTFTDYVIQRHYPECLQQTNPYLAFLTAVIDKQAYLIAKWMSIGFIHGVMNTDNMSISGETIDYGPCAFMDNFNPAQVFSYIDSQGRYAWGNQPKMANWNLARFAETLLALIDESQQQAITLASEAVQGFAKLNEGYFLDLMAKKIGLQQVTANDEALIGNLLKILQNDNLDFSQSFRLLSQNITDTTNGLTPLVTHTTEWQSWLVAWQQRLAQQDISLSEVKTKMDATNPAIIPRNHIIAKVIQQATTEGDLSLFNQLKQALASPFTLQEADSFLAAPPSKDEKIKNTFCGT